In a genomic window of Thiosocius teredinicola:
- a CDS encoding DUF5063 domain-containing protein has product MEISEYLKEFAGLVRNFCNFCEQAPAKNGDERQAIQFVAALYASAHLLQKRVGVNYAGPTVSSEIANAVYKRFGSLAFNYYRMVGDPEQIPGQEPVVGDLADDLRDIYVDLKSGLSVFDAGCEAQAEDEWRITFYLHWGQHAANVIFVLNRYGVPDT; this is encoded by the coding sequence GTGGAAATTTCCGAGTACCTAAAAGAGTTTGCTGGGCTTGTGCGCAACTTCTGCAATTTCTGTGAACAAGCGCCGGCTAAGAATGGCGACGAAAGGCAAGCCATTCAGTTTGTAGCTGCACTATATGCGAGCGCGCATCTTTTGCAGAAGCGTGTTGGTGTCAACTATGCTGGGCCAACGGTGTCTAGTGAAATCGCTAACGCGGTATACAAGCGGTTCGGGAGCCTAGCCTTCAACTACTACCGCATGGTTGGTGATCCCGAGCAGATCCCGGGGCAAGAGCCTGTTGTCGGAGATCTAGCCGATGATCTTCGCGATATCTACGTTGATCTGAAATCGGGGCTGTCGGTGTTCGATGCGGGGTGCGAAGCTCAAGCGGAAGATGAATGGCGTATTACCTTCTACCTTCACTGGGGGCAACACGCCGCCAATGTGATCTTTGTTCTCAACAGGTACGGAGTTCCAGATACGTGA